A window of the Acidobacteriota bacterium genome harbors these coding sequences:
- the rpoZ gene encoding DNA-directed RNA polymerase subunit omega encodes MFKVDEKIGSKYRFVILCAQRTRQLLEGADPRVETVCKKPAHVAMKEVQAGLVTWTQSESQAPLPPEAGEVLQVEVGP; translated from the coding sequence ATGTTCAAGGTTGACGAAAAGATCGGCAGCAAGTACCGCTTCGTGATCCTCTGCGCCCAGAGGACGCGCCAGCTCCTGGAAGGCGCCGACCCTCGCGTGGAGACGGTCTGCAAGAAGCCGGCCCACGTGGCCATGAAGGAAGTCCAGGCGGGCCTCGTGACCTGGACCCAGAGCGAATCCCAGGCGCCTCTTCCGCCGGAAGCGGGCGAGGTGCTCCAGGTGGAAGTCGGGCCCTGA